Genomic segment of Penaeus monodon isolate SGIC_2016 chromosome 32, NSTDA_Pmon_1, whole genome shotgun sequence:
NNNNNNNNNNNNNNNNNNNNNNNNNNNNNNNNNNNNNNNNNNNNNNNNNNNNNNNNNNNNNNNNNNNNNNNNNNNNNNNNNNNNNNNNNNNNNNNNNNNNNNNNNNNNNNNNNNNNNNNNNNNNNNNNNNNNNNNNNNNNNNNNNNNNNNNNNNNNNNNNNNNNNNNNNNNNNNNNNNNNNNNNNNNNNNNNNNNNNNNNNNNNNNNNNNNNNNNNNNNNNNNNNNNNNNNNNNNNNNNNNNNNNNNNNNNNNNNNNNNNNNNNNNNNNNNNNNNNNNNNNNNNNNNNNNNNNNNNNNNNNNNNNNNNNNNNNNNNNNNNNNNNNNNNNNNNNNNNNNNNNNNNNNNNNNNNNNNNNNNNNNNNNNNNNNNNNNNNNNNNNNNNNNNNNNNNNNNNNNNNNNNNNNNNNNNNNNNNNNNNNNNNNNNNNNNNNNNNNNNNNNNNNNNNNNNNNNNNNNNNNNNNNNNNNNNNNNNNNNNNNNNNNNNNNNNNNNNNNNNNNNNNNNNNNNNNNNNNNNNNNNNNNNNNNNNNNNNNNNNNNNNNNNNNNNNNNNNNNNNNNNNNNNNNNNNNNNNNNNNNNNNNNNNNNNNNNNNNNNNNNNNNNNNNNNNNNNNNNNNNNNNNNNNNNNNNNNNNNNNNNNNNNNNNNNNNNNNNNNNNNNNNTAGATCACTTTGGAACCTTGACCAGCAACATGTCGCCAGTCCTTGTATAAATTCACAAGTTTAAGGACAAATTCCAAGGGAAAAACCGGACCACTATCAAGGGCCTCAGCTCACTTAACCGGGATGCCTTCCTCCGAACCAGTTCCTATGGCAAGAAACCACAAGTTTTAGGCCCAAAACTTGCTTCGCGAAAATGAGGGTAACACAAGTCAGTGTCCCTGCTGTTAAAATGAAAATTCTTGCGAGAGAGGAACTCCGTATTTTTGTTCGAGTGGATTTCTTCATCATGCTGAGTCTGTTGGTTGCATCATCCATCGATAGGTTGGAAGACAGCTCCGGTGATATGTCGGATCGAAATAGCTTTGACTGGAATAATCATTTCAGCTTTGCGGTTTNNNNNNNNNNNNNNNNNNNNNNNNNNNNNNNNNNNNNNNNNNNNNNNNNNNNNNNNNNNNNNNNNNNNNTATTTCATTGTGAATCTAGATTAACAAACGTTAAATTTAATCAGTCTGACATAAGGTATAAagcatattgtttattttttaaatatacctgTCAAAATAAAATCTGGTACTTtccacccaaaattttattttgaattcaCTTTATGCTAACGTGtctgtatgattttttaaaaataaagataattattctaACATTTATCTCCAGAAATTCgttataataatctttatgtCAAATTCACAAATCAAATAAGATGTAGGTGTTATTAGTTACATTGTTGTGACCGCAATTCAGATACTGAAAAACCACAGACTAactatttatcatcttttttcctttcttccgaCTTCTTTTAATCCTCCCGGTCNNNNNNNNNNNNNNNNNNNNNNNNNNNNGTTTCGATAATTATTCTGGACAAAGGCGTCCCCCACCATCAAGAATCTTTAATTAGACATGACACTTATCCAATGGGGTTATAATAAATCTTATGAGGTTTCCCTCTCCGAAATATTTCTTTAACGAGTGACTACAAGCCTATCCAAAAGGGATAATAAACTCCGCCTCATGTTACCTATAGGTTGAAATGGAAGCTCCGCCCATGTGTCTTCAAAAGAagtcccaccccctcctctgcgCACAATATATAAAGGTCGCCACGGCCTATGCTAATATCATACCTGGTGATCTCTTACATAGCCGCCATGAAAATTGTNNNNNNNNNNNNNNNNNNNNNNNNNNNNNNNNNNNNNNNNNNNNNNNNNNNNNNNNNNNNNNNNNNNNNNNNNNNNNNNNNNNNNNNNNNNNNNNNNNNNNNNNNNNNNNNNNNNNNNNNNNNNNNNNNNNNNNNNNNNNNNNNNNNNNNNNNNNNNNNNNNNNNNNNNNNNNNNNNNNNNNNNNNNNNNNNNNNNNNNNNNNNNNNNNNNNNNNNNNNNNNNNNNNNNNNNNNNNNNNNNNNNNNNNNNNNNNNNNNNNNNNNNNNNNNNNNNNNNNNNNNNNNNNNNNNNNNNNNNNNNNNNNNNNNNNNNNNNNNNNNNNNNNNNNNNNNNNNNNNNNNNNNNNNNNNNNNNNNNNNNNNNNNNNNNNNNNNNNNNNNNNNNNNNNNNNNNNNNNNNNNNNNNNNNNNNNNNNNNNNNNNNNNNNNNNNNNNNNNNNNNNNNNNNNNNNNNNNNNNNNNNNNNNNNNNNNNNNNNNNNNNNNNNNNNNNNNNNNNNNNNNNNNNNNNNNNNNNNNNNNNNNNNNNNNNNNNNNNNNNNNNGGAAGTGGAGTGGTCCCCCCTTCGCATGCGAGACCTATGATTTATTGTGTAATAAAAAAAGTGTGACTTGCTGTTAAATAcgtgacacaaacaaacacgcatatacatatgtggagGTTTAAATATTTACTCAAATTTCAACATAACCAAGCAGTTTCAGTAATCGAAGAGTATCGCATACTTATATCATTAACTGCCTTTTCCTTACAGATCGTTCTTGCCTGTCTCGTCGCCGTGGCTGTCGCCGCCCCTCAGCTTGAGGAGCGAGTGGTCGAGCTCCTTCGTGATGACCGTGTAGCCAATGAGGACGGCACCTTCTCCTACGCCCTAGAAGCCGACAACGGCATCAACACAGCCGTTTCTGGAAGCATCGGAGCCGAAGGCCAGATCAACCAGGAGGGATCCTACACGTGAGTGGTCAAGGCAACTGCGGAAATATAAACATCTAAATTATCTGCAGTTCATTCGCCAGGATACCTCATTAAGcacagaatataaatatttaggaTTCCGTAGCAAGTAGACTAAAGCATACTGcattttgttaataattattgCCTATTTTTTGNNNNNNNNNNNNNNNNNNNNNNNNNNNNNNNNNNNNNNNNNNNNNNNNNNNNNNNNNNNNNNNNNNNNNNNNNNNNNNNNNNNNNNNNNNNNNNNNNNNNNNNNNTGAACACGTCTATGAGCTGCTGGAAATCGCCGAGCGTCAGCGCGCTGAGGGTATCGTGTTCGAATAAATGGAATGATATCAAATTACTAATGGACGATGTATAGATGAAATGAAAACTCTTGTAATAAAGTTTAGCatgattcctattattattttccccaatCATTGATGAAATCCAAGCttattatgcaaacacacatacacaactatataCACAGCCGTACGTTATATACACCTTTGAGATACTCCGCGTATCTCAAAGTATCCATCTCGAAAATCGTGCATCAAGGGAGTAAAAGATCAAGACCAGTAATATCTGGTAATTACAGGTANNNNNNNNNNNNNNNNNNNNNNNNNNNNNNNNNNNNNNNNNNNNNNNNNNNNNNNNNNNNNNNNNNNNNNNNNNNNNNNNNNNNNNNNNNNNNNNNNNNNNNNNNNNNNNNNNNNNNNNNNNNNNNNNNNNNNNNNNNNNNNNNNNNNNNNNNNNNNNNNNNNNNNNNNNNNNNNNNNNNNNNNNNNNNNNNNNNNNNNNNNNNNNNNNNNNNNNNNNNNNNNNNNNNNNNNNNNNNNNNNNNNNNNNNNNNNNNNNNNNNNNNNNNNNNNNNNNNNNNNNNNNNNNNNNNNNNNNNNNNNNNNNNNNNNNNNNNNNNNNNNNNNNNNNNNNNNNNNNNNNNNNNNNNNNNNNNNNNNNNNNNNNNNNNNNNNNNNNNNNNNNNNNNNNNNNNNNNNNNNNNNNNNNNNNNNNNNNNNNNNNNNNNNNNNNNNNNNNNNNNNNNNNNNNNNNNNNNNNNNNNNNNNNNNNNNNNNNNNNNNNNNNNNNNNNNNNNNNNNNNNNNNNNNNNNNNNNNNNNNNNNNNNNNNNNNNNNNNNNNNNNNNNNNNNNNNNNNNNNNNNNNNNNNNNNNNNNNNNNNNNNNNNNNNNNNNNNNNNNNNNNNNNNNNNNNNNNNNNNNNNNNNNNNNNNNNNNNNNNNNNNNNNNNNNNNNNNNNNNNNNNNNNNNNNNNNNNNNNNNNNNNNNNNNNNNNNNNNNNNNNNNNNNNNNNNNNNNNNNNNNNNNNNNNNNNNNNNNNNNNNNNNNNNNNNNNNNNNNNNNNNNNNNNNNNNNNNNNNNNNNNNNNNNNNNNNNNNNNNNNNNNNNNNNNNNNNNNNNNNNNNNNNNNNNNNNNNNNNNNNNNNNNNNNNNNNNNNNNNNNNNNNNNNNNNNNNNNNNNNNNNNNNNNNNNNNNNNNNNNNNNNNNNNNNNNNNNNNNNNNNNNNNNNNNNNNNNNNNNNNNNNNNNNNNNNNNNNNNNNNNNNNNNNNNNNNNNNNNNNNNNNNNNNNNNNNNNNNNNNNNNNNNNNNNNNNNNNNNNNNNNNNNNNNNNNNNNNNNNNNNNNNNNNNNNNNNNNNNNNNNNNNNNNNNNNNNNNNNNNNNNNNNNNNNNNNNNNNNNNNNNNNNNNNNNNNNNNNNNNNNNNNNNNNNNNNNNNNNNNNNNNNNNNNNNNNNNNNNNNNNNNNNNNNNNNNNNNNNNNNNNNNNNNNNNNNNNNNNNNNNNNNNNNNNNNNNNNNNNNNNNNNNNNNNNNNNNNNNNNNNNNNNNNNNNNNNNNNNNNNNNNNNNNNNNNNNNNNNNNNNNNNNNNNNNNNNNNNNNNNNNNNNNNNNNNNNNNNNNNNNNNNNNNNNNNNNNNNNNNNNNNNNNNNNNNNNNNNNNNNNNNNNNNNNNNNNNNNNNNNNNNNNNNNNNNNNNNNNNNNNNNNNNNNNNNNNNNNNNNNNNNNNNNNNNNNNNNNNNNNNNNNNNNNNNNNNNNNNNNNNNNNNNNNNNNNNNNNNNNNNNNNNNNNNNNNNNNNNNNNNNNNNNNNNNNNNNNNNNNNNNNNNNNNNNNNNNNNNNNNNNNNNNNNNNNNNNNNNNNNNNNNNNNNNNNNNNNNNNNNNNNNNNNNNNNNNNNNNNNNNNNNNNNNNNNNNNNNNNNNNNNNNNNNNNNNNNNNNNNNNNNNNNNNNNNNNNNNNNNNNNNNNNNNNNNNNNNNNNNNNNNNNNNNNNNNNNNNNNNNNNNNNNNNNNNNNNNNNNNNNNNNNNNNNNNNNNNNNNNNNNNNNNNNNNNNNNNNNNNNNNNNNNNNNNNNNNNNNNNNNNNNNNNNNNNNNNNNNNNNNNNNNNNNNNNNNNNNNNNNNNNNNNNNNNNNNNNNNNNNNNNNNNNNNNNNNNNNNNNNNNNNNNNNNNNNNNNNNNNNNNNNNNNNNNNNNNNNNNNNNNNNNNNNNNNNNNNNNNNNNNNNNNNNNNNNNNNNNNNNNNNNNNNNNNNNNNNNNNNNNNNNNNNNNNNNNNNNNNNNNNNNNNNNNNNNNNNNNNNNNNNNNNNNNNNNNNNNNNNNNNNNNNNNNNNNNNNNNNNNNNNNNNNNNNNNNNNNNNNNNNNNNNNNNNNNNNNNNNNNNNNNNNNNNNNNNNNNNNNNNNNNNNNNNNNNNNNNNNNNNNNNNNNNNNNNNNNNNNNNNNNNNNNNNNNNNNNNNNNNNNNNNNNNNNNNNNNNNNNNNNNNNNNNNNNNNNNNNNNNNNNNNNNNNNNNNNNNNNNNNNNNNNNNNNNNNNNNNNNNNNNNNNNNNNNNNNNNNNNNNNNNNNNNNNNNNNNNNNNNNNNNNNNNNNNNNNNNNNNNNNNNNNNNNNNNNNNNNNNNNNNNNNNNNNNNNNNNNNNNNNNNNNNNNNNNNNNNNNNNNNNNNNNNNNNNNNNNNNNNNNNNNNNNNNNNNNNNNNNNNNNNNNNNNNNNNNNNNNNNNNNNNNNNNNNNNNNNNNNNNNNNNNNNNNNNNNNNN
This window contains:
- the LOC119593749 gene encoding cuticle protein AM/CP1114-like, yielding MLISYLVISYIAAMKIIVLACLVAVAVAAPQLEERVVELLRDDRVANEDGTFSYALEADNGINTAVSGSIGAEGQINQEGSYT